The Ornithorhynchus anatinus isolate Pmale09 chromosome 1, mOrnAna1.pri.v4, whole genome shotgun sequence genome includes a window with the following:
- the LGSN gene encoding lengsin: MDASYNIDILDHSDLQRQDGQLQRSQEDPPLQTTVPKQEQKEEGNEKSSLVGSLKDDTSRIIKETHKEDEPEEMEVGSPETIVAAKTEDTSEETGGQGCESSGKKTENKMEFSVHHDKGAHSAFPLGTGISRQTLQELKMLLRENPVAINQGRDAGELKHKSSHGIQSQPYERTVEKQYRIFEAFCPHYKEDQKEKQIVGKPIMGANSSGSDQQQSEDSQKDQPTVIKTSPHKTSGNVPSIKVDSNYSHADKKRDPDVHLPRIHIPLHLRSRVEHIEQEMARDNIHFVRFEATDLHGVSRSKSIPARFFQEKAIHGISMPRGYLELTLNPKDNEVDHISAPNFNSDIILIPDLSTFRVLPWAERTARVICDSFTIMGNPLLTSPRHLAKRQLNQLQECGFSLHSAFTYEFCVYGMAEVINSKTISFPAATLLNSHDQIFIQELVDGLYHTGVNVESFSSSIGPGQMEISFDQDFGIGSTDSAFTFKTGIREVAKKHNYIASFFTETGFYNLGILSHSLWDAGGRKNLFSSGPRAQQLTDIGKKWLSGLLLHSAALSGLMAPTVSCRKRYSGDEKELKECVNTTWGYNDNSCIYNIKCYGQRGPQIQVRLGSATANPYLVLAATIAAGLDGIQREVSVLGGPDDCPDLYQLKPSNIPLKLEDALVALEEDKCIREALGDTFIQYFVAMKQYELENDEADAERNKFLEYFI; this comes from the exons ATGGATGCCTCCTACAACATAGATATCCTGGACCATTCTGACCTCCAAAGACAGGATGGTCAACTACAGAGGAGCCAGGAAGACCCACCTCTTCAAACAACAGTTCCTAAACAGGagcaaaaggaagaaggaaatgaaaagtcTTCACTTGTTGGAAGTCTAAAAGATGACACATCTAGGATTATCAAAGAAACACACAAAGAAGATGAaccagaggaaatggaggtaggGAGTCCTGAAACAATTGTGGCTGCTAAGACAGAGGATACATCTGAGGAAACAGGAGGCCAGGGATGTGAGTCTTCTGGAAAAAAGACAGAGAACAAGATGGAGTTTTCAGTGCACCATGACAAAGGGGCTCATTCAGCTTTCCCCCTGGGGACTGGAATTTCCAGACAGACTTTGCAAGAGCTGAAAATGTTATTGAGAGAAAACCCAGTGGCTATTAATCAAGGCAGAGATGccggggaactgaagcacaaatctTCTCATGGAATCCAGTCCCAACCCTATGAAAGAACAGTTGAAAAGCAGTATCGAATCTTTGAGGCATTCTGTCCTCACTATAAAGAAGatcagaaagaaaaacaaatagtGGGGAAGCCAATCATGGGAGCCAATTCATCTGGGTCTGATCAACAGCAATCAGAAGACAGTCAGAAGGATCAACCCACTGTGATAAAAACATCTCCCCACAAAACTTCGGGCAATGTGCCTAGCATTAAAGTTGACTCCAACTACAGCCATGCTG ATAAAAAGAGAGATCCTGATGTACACCTCCCTAGAATTCACATCCCCCTTCACTTGCGATCTAGGGTTGAACACATTGAACAAGAGATGGCTAGAGACAATATACATTTTGTCCGATTTGAAGCGACTGATCTGCATGGGGTCTCCAGGTCTAAGAGCATTCCTGCCCGCTTTTTTCAA gaAAAAGCAATTCACGGTATTTCCATGCCCAGAGGTTATCTTGAACTGACTCTGAATCCTAAGGATAACGAAGTGGATCATATAAGTGCCCCCAATTTTAACAGTGACATCATCCTGATCCCAGATCTATCAACATTTCGAGTCCTACCTTGGGCTGAAAGAACAGCCAGAGTGATATGTGATTCCTTCACCATAATGGGAAACCCCTTATTGACCTCTCCCAGGCATCTGGCCAAACGGCAGCTGAACCAACTGCAGGAATGTGGCTTCTCCTTGCACTCTGCCTTCACATATGAATTTTGTGTTTACGGTATGGCTGAAGTTATAAATTCAAAGACAATTTCTTTCCCTGCAGCAACTTTACTAAATAGTCATGACCAAATTTTCATTCAGGAACTCGTGGATGGATTGTATCACACGGGTGTTAATGTTGAGAGCTTCTCTTCCTCCATTGGGCCTGGACAGATGGAAATCTCTTTTGATCAAGATTTCGGCATCGGTTCCACGGACAGCGCCTTTACCTTTAAGACTGGCATCAGAGAGGTTGCCAAGAAGCACAATTATATTGCCAGTTTTTTTACTGAAACTGGATTCTACAATTTGGGAATTCTCTCCCACAGCCTGTGGGATGCTGGTGGGAGGAAGAACTTGTTCTCCAGTGGTCCCAGAGCCCAGCAGCTCACCGACATTGGGAAGAAGTGGTTATCGGGGCTCTTGCTGCATTCGGCGGCTCTCAGTGGCCTCATGGCTCCCACCGTCAGTTGCCGTAAGCGCTATTCAGGGGATGAAAAAGAGCTGAAAGAGTGCGTGAATACCACCTGGGGGTACAACGATAACAGCTGCATCTACAACATCAAGTGCTATGGCCAGAGGGGCCCCCAGATACAAGTCAGGCTGGGCTCAGCTACTGCGAACCCTTACCTGGTGTTGGCTGCCACCATAGCTGCAGGCTTGGATGGAATCCAGAGAGAGGTCAGTGTCCTCGGGGGGCCAGATGACTGCCCAGACCTTTATCAGCTGAAACCTTCAAACATCCCCTTGAAACTAGAAGATGCCCTTGTGGCCCTCGAGGAAGATAAGTGTATCCGTGAAGCTCTTGGGGACACTTTTATCCAATATTTTGTGGCCATGAAACAATATGAGCTGGAAAATGATGAAGCAGATGCTGAAAGGAATAAATTCTTAGAGTATTTTATTTAG